The following nucleotide sequence is from Salmo salar chromosome ssa08, Ssal_v3.1, whole genome shotgun sequence.
GGCCAGTCTTAGTGTTCCACAGTTCACCGATCGAGCCCACAACACAGAGACTGTTACTGGCGGACAGGGAGATGTAACGTTTAAATCTTTCATCTGCACCGGAGGGGAGGTGGAAGTTTCAGAGGCTTCCAGGGTGGCACTTGAGACTATACTCCTACCAAAGGATCAGCCTGCAAACCACCATCAGCCATACAACGACAGTATATGTCAAAGTGTTATAGTAGATGACTTGGACATGCAGTCCATCGATGACCGCACAGATCATCTCTATTGTAATATGGCCTCTAGTGCACACCTTTCCTTCAAAGAACCTACACATTGTAGTCTTCAAAGTAGTACTTTGAAATCCATAGAGATGGTCCATACCAATGAAGAGTCAGCTAGTGTTCAAAATGCCACTGGCGGACAGGTTGAAGTCTCAGAGTCCACCAGAGCGTCCAACGACACTATCCTCCTACCTGAGAATCAGACTGTGACCAGTCATCTACCGTACAACGACAGGGTCAACCCAAGCATCATAGAGGAGCAGTCCTCCGATCATGCAAAACACCCTTATAGCCATGTGGAAAGTGAAGGTGCCGTGTTGGAAGCAGACACCGCTGCCATCAGTGAGCCCTCAATGGGAAATGCATCCTTAAGGTCATTGAAGGACCTGGGTGATGTCGCCTGTCAGCTTTTCCCTGAAGGCCCCAAACAGGGTTCTTCTCTCCATGATGGAGACAGCGCCGTGGTTCCATCTATACAGTTGGAATCTGACCGCTCCCTTTGCAATGAGTTTGGAGCCTCGGCCAGGAGCTCCACACCTGTAGATGAGGACAACCCATCGATAGTCTCTCACTCCCATTCTCATGGTTCAATGCAGGAGTCCAGTGGGGCCAGAGACAGCGCACTGGGTTCAAGCAGTAACGCTCCTCTTCTCTCCAACACTACAGATGAAGCAAGCTCTGAGAACATTGCTGACGTGTTGACTGAACTACCCAAGATCCCCTTTGTAGCGAGGTGGGCCGGCGATGGTGATGCTTTACAGTTTGAGACCTTCAGCCCTGTTCTTAGCACTACCCCCATGACCAGAAGAGGGGGCATTCAGAAATCGCCTTTCGCCCAAATGGAGGATTCCGCTCTGGAAAACGGCAGGGGCTGTGTCCTCAACTCTGCTGAGGGTAGCATTGTTGTCCCAGCCAACCCAGACAGCCGACTCTGGGCGGCCGTCCTGGAGAGCCCCATGCCTCTACCCAAGTTCAACTCGACGGCAGTGGGTGCAGCATCGACCCACAAGCCCCCTCCTTCTCCAGACCCAGTCACAGAGACTGTGGAGACGAGGCCAGAAGTGGATGTACATCATGTAAAACCCCAAGCCAAGGTGGAGAAAGTAGAGATGGGTCTTTTTGATAATTTACCAAGGTTGGTTTGTGAGCAGCCTTTTCAGCAGCAACTCATCCAGATGGCCCAATTCCTCATCCTGGCATCGGGCAAGATGGACCCTGTTAGCTACCCTGCCCTAGCCCCTAAACCTGCTCCCGCCCCTCCTGTAGTGGAAACTACAGCGGGGTCCACGGCTGTAGAGTGCCACAGCATGTGTGTTGGCACCACTCCAGTGAGGCAGGCAGACCGCAGTGCCAACACCTCTGGTCAGTTTGAGAGGAAGAGGGAGTTCTCTGTGTCTGACGCCTGCACCAGCACCGAGACTCTGCTCTGGAAGTGAGTATTGgcctgtgtgtttttgtgagtgaGAACTCTGTAAAATGTTCTGTGTTTATGTAATATGAACCATGTAAATATTGTTTTTTGGTGTTTGTCTGAGAGAAGTGTACACAAGTTTTTCCCGTGTGTTTGTATGAGAACTGAGTTGACTAttttctctctgtgtcagtctGGCCCCTGGGAGCCTGTGTGGGGTCCCCAGACAGGAGCTGGAGCAGAGGCTGACCTCCACTCTCATCATGGTGGAGGCCCTGGTGCAGCAGCTGTGCACAGCCAGGGGACAGGGCCACTCTAGGGGCCCTGGGCCCTCAGAACTTAGGGACAAGCTTGTCCAGACCGACCACACTGAACTCAGCCAGACGGTAACCTACAAAGACCTCTATGTGACGGCCCTGGAGAGGATCAAGGAGATAGAACTGGACCAGACAACTCTACAGAACCTGCTCCACAGCATGCAGGACACCAGGAGCACCATGACAGCCCTGAGTAGAGACACTGAGGCTGCTCTCAGCAGCATGAGGCAGATAAGAGACCTGGTTAAAGAGGACCAGCACAGCCTGGCTACACAGTATGGTCAGATGAAGTCCCTTTATGAGAAGTGCAAGGAGACCCAGGGCAGGATGGTGCAGAAGGTCCGAGACACCCTGCAGCAGAGAGAGGACTTGAGGAGACGGATGGAGGAGGCTTTCACCGCCAAGGACGCAGCCTTCAGTGTGACCGAGCAGCTGAGGGCTCACTGTGCCGTGCGTATCTCTGAGCTGGAGGAGAGTGTGGGATCTCACCAGGAGCTGATGGCTGCCCTGAACAAGACCTACCCAGAACAGGTACCACACACAGTCTGAGATCAGGGCTAGAGGCAATCGCCTGGTTCCCAGCTTATGCTTATTTTGGTGCTGTGTATTTGTTTTCCCGTGCTCATGTGTGTCCTCACTCAGGTTGCATTGAACAAGGCCTACGTGGAATCCCTCGACTCTGCATCTGAGCTCTTGAGAGGAACCATGACTGATCACGACAGTCTGCATCAAGAGGTATGTCTTTAACCTGGAAGCTACATTGTCTTGTCAGGAAAGAAAAGACATCCAATGTGTTGCaatgtgttgttttgttgtgtAAGATGTCATATTCTCCCCAGCTGAAAACAGCCAGGCGTCTCCTCCAGAGGGCAACTCCTATACTGGTGAAGCTGAATGAGAAGGCAGCCAACGCTATAGGGGAGAGAGACCAGCACCTCTCGGAGAGAGACCaagctgtggaggagagagagcaggtctgacctcccttttctctctcatcTTCCTCATCTCCCACACCTCACAATGTCTCTACTGCCTGTTCtatttgctctgttctgttatcTTCTGCAACTCGTCTCTCCACAATGTTATGGCTTCATTCCAATGCGTCGTGGCTCACTTCTACATGACAGATCCAAGAGGAACTGGACCAAACCAACGTGAGTCTCCAAGATGCCAGACAGGAGATTGGGGACCTGAATCTCCAGGCCACCATCATCAATTCAGGTAGGGATTGAAACAAATCATTGAAGGTAACACTTGAGTTTCAAGTGTTATTGTTTAAAAATAAGTgcttatatatttattttctagCATTGTcattccctcttgctctccctccttctccctctctcagagtTGGGTGTTCTGCGTCAGAAGCTGAGTGAGGGAGAAGAGGAGCGAGTTCAGCTGGAGAGGAAGGTCACAGAGCTGTCTGCCACCGTCTCCTCTACCCTGGCCTCCTATGCCTTCCTAGAGCAGGCCCTGGCTGCAGAGTCCACCAAGTTAGTTCAAAGTTCACTCTAAGCTGTTATGGTGCTTCAACTATGGCAGTTGTGAATTcaacttttatatatatataaatgaatgAGAGATAAATAACCTTAACTTTATTTCAGGTTGCAGCAGTCATGGCAAGAAGTCCAGCAAGCTACCGACAGGGCCAACCAGTAAGTGAACTCCTCAGCTACCTCATTTCTCTTATCAACACTACTATTTAAATCTGTATTTTACCATTGAAATGGGCTATTCTGATGTATTTGTATGTTTAGCCCCATCACATTGCAGCTATAAAGATGATTTAACAtgaactaagacacacacaccttttgcTATTGGTAATCAATAATACACATTGGTTTAACTATTAAGGCATGTTTAGCCATTGagtttaattaagcaataaggcatgagaacCCAGGGATTACTCCGACTAAGGGATGTTCTTAGGCCTGAATAAAGCCAGAGGGAACAGCCCTTAGGAGGGAGTTATCACATGACAATCCCCGGgttctcatgccttattgcttttataaaacaGTTGCCAACATATTAATACAAATCTCGATTTTTAAATGAAACATTTTAAACGAGTACATATGTTTTTGTGTTCTGGTCatttagttattttctgtttgacCCAGTTGTTAATTCGAATCATTCTTTTTGTTCCGAGTTGCTATGCTAAACAAATCAttggcatgtagctagctagcagattCAATGATGAGATATAAGAACTTCAATAAATAATGATTTATTAAATATCCAATAGGCCTACATAGGCCGCACTGCGCTTAAGGGAATTATATTTAAGGGAATTCTGACTGTTTACAGTTTCCATGGTGAATTATTCGTTTTGTGTTCAAGCCTACTGGCACAGGAGAAATCCATTTGTAAAATGATAAATTGTTGCAAGGTCATAGAGGCAGACAGGTCAGTTTACAACCCCTAACTGTTGCAAACCAAACAGTAACATGGAAAACTAATGTGTAGATGCTTTTTTTACCCTGAGGGATATAAAGTTTATGGATTTCCTGCCTGGGCTGCGGGACAGTGGAATTATGACATGCTATTTTGCGGGAGTTGTTGTCCCACAACTCTGGCATatgaaccaatcagcatccaggatccaaacaacccgTTTTATAACATTTTATTGAACCCCTCCTGCGTCCAGGTTGGAGGGTGCGTTGGTCCAGTCAGAGCAGCGTGTATGTGAGCTGTCCCAGGCTCTGGCCCACAGCGAGGAGCAGCTGAGCCAGCTGCAGAGCCACTCCCACAGCCAGAGCTTGCAGCTGCAGAAGCTCCATGAAGTCCGCGTGCAGCTCAACAGCATGATGGAGATGAACGAGGTAGGGGGACCTCTGGATATCTCTCTGCAGTACTGTATGTGGTGGTGCTCTCTTGCTTTGCGTTCCTCTAcctttttctgtctctttctctctgctccttaccagtctctctctccttcttttacTCTGTAgagctccctcttctctctttctctccctctcttcctgtgtGCTGATCCTAAACTCAGCTGTGATGAGTGCTGTGTGTAACAGCTCTGTTCCTACTCCCCTGTGTAGTTCCTACAGATGGAGAACGATATGGCCAGGGAGCAGGTGGTGGAGAGCGAGGGGACCCTCCGGGCTAACCTACAGGGGCTCAGGGAGAGGAACATCCAGTGTGAGGACCTCAAAGGAGCCCTCAGCCACCTCCAGTAAGACCCACTACCACTCACTGTGGAGTCATAGTACATTTAGTTATTAGACATGATTTATTTTTAATGAGTTGAGCTGTGATGAGttctggggtgtgtgtgggggggggggggttgtctcctATCACTACATGGGACATGGTTATTACAAACAGTTGAATAATTGTCTTTAGCTGATTGTGTGTGTCCAGCGCTGAGAGGGAGGCTTTGCAGGCAGAGCTGGAGGACAGTAAGACCAGAGCCCAGTCGGTCCAATTG
It contains:
- the LOC106610270 gene encoding sperm-associated antigen 5 isoform X4: MRHLSTPSSRLKSRSGLYSNILKTPKNDAVFIYTDPLTHCPPPAEVLCSPSVPKPSDKTTTSDTAPTTEDTAVDTSSGLGDITFKSFICAGGEVEVSEPSRVVDETIWLPKNQLNISSLPGYDDENTCLSDSMVTQCCDNHVDHVYCDLESDLATTEADLSFNGGSKASLSVPQFTDRAHNTETVTGGQGDVTFKSFICTGGEVEVSEASRVALETILLPKDQPANHHQPYNDSICQSVIVDDLDMQSIDDRTDHLYCNMASSAHLSFKEPTHCSLQSSTLKSIEMVHTNEESASVQNATGGQVEVSESTRASNDTILLPENQTVTSHLPYNDRVNPSIIEEQSSDHAKHPYSHVESEGAVLEADTAAISEPSMGNASLRSLKDLGDVACQLFPEGPKQGSSLHDGDSAVVPSIQLESDRSLCNEFGASARSSTPVDEDNPSIVSHSHSHGSMQESSGARDSALGSSSNAPLLSNTTDEASSENIADVLTELPKIPFVARWAGDGDALQFETFSPVLSTTPMTRRGGIQKSPFAQMEDSALENGRGCVLNSAEGSIVVPANPDSRLWAAVLESPMPLPKFNSTAVGAASTHKPPPSPDPVTETVETRPEVDVHHVKPQAKVEKVEMGLFDNLPRLVCEQPFQQQLIQMAQFLILASGKMDPVSYPALAPKPAPAPPVVETTAGSTAVECHSMCVGTTPVRQADRSANTSGQFERKREFSVSDACTSTETLLWNLAPGSLCGVPRQELEQRLTSTLIMVEALVQQLCTARGQGHSRGPGPSELRDKLVQTDHTELSQTVTYKDLYVTALERIKEIELDQTTLQNLLHSMQDTRSTMTALSRDTEAALSSMRQIRDLVKEDQHSLATQYGQMKSLYEKCKETQGRMVQKVRDTLQQREDLRRRMEEAFTAKDAAFSVTEQLRAHCAVRISELEESVGSHQELMAALNKTYPEQVALNKAYVESLDSASELLRGTMTDHDSLHQELKTARRLLQRATPILVKLNEKAANAIGERDQHLSERDQAVEEREQIQEELDQTNVSLQDARQEIGDLNLQATIINSELGVLRQKLSEGEEERVQLERKVTELSATVSSTLASYAFLEQALAAESTKLQQSWQEVQQATDRANQLEGALVQSEQRVCELSQALAHSEEQLSQLQSHSHSQSLQLQKLHEVRVQLNSMMEMNEFLQMENDMAREQVVESEGTLRANLQGLRERNIQCEDLKGALSHLHAEREALQAELEDSKTRAQSVQLDLVEQLAQAVTDITLLHHTLRQLTNDVHTALTTKKPEVCGKNEVSQPSLPVERHPSTSFVDSIMVAITTDLAQANDTQPPLDMTEEPQAEGLGSETSAFTRLAPITPKKCQVSVVPPEEEQSSVVELLADLANTVSELSSTITQLRQSKDTEQEALNNTICGLQGEQQAQAHRHRAEVSELRSQLSRLQTQLGRDQVTLQNKAQEVDTMKRICSEVNEAREFLYKHKSENKELRREVADLRRSLHQSQVESQALRDELRKTGNQSAHSMHSMDDKIRLLKEVERLKRTLLEAEEGRAKLLERAKRHQMIHDTNQKKVEKELRVLDDMIETVRKTLSSVPDVVKNCKELKTLVEYLG
- the LOC106610270 gene encoding uncharacterized protein isoform X3, with the protein product MSTRRSHTFGETMPSTRSGERTPLRCVQNEMRHLSTPSSRLKSRSGLYSNILKTPKNDAVFIYTDPLTHCPPPAEVLCSPSVPKPSDKTTTSDTAPTTEDTAVDTSSGLGDITFKSFICAGGEVEVSEPSRVVDETIWLPKNQLNISSLPGYDDENTCLSDSMVTQCCDNHVDHVYCDLESDLATTEADLSFNGGSKASLSVPQFTDRAHNTETVTGGQGDVTFKSFICTGGEVEVSEASRVALETILLPKDQPANHHQPYNDSICQSVIVDDLDMQSIDDRTDHLYCNMASSAHLSFKEPTHCSLQSSTLKSIEMVHTNEESASVQNATGGQVEVSESTRASNDTILLPENQTVTSHLPYNDRVNPSIIEEQSSDHAKHPYSHVESEGAVLEADTAAISEPSMGNASLRSLKDLGDVACQLFPEGPKQGSSLHDGDSAVVPSIQLESDRSLCNEFGASARSSTPVDEDNPSIVSHSHSHGSMQESSGARDSALGSSSNAPLLSNTTDEASSENIADVLTELPKIPFVARWAGDGDALQFETFSPVLSTTPMTRRGGIQKSPFAQMEDSALENGRGCVLNSAEGSIVVPANPDSRLWAAVLESPMPLPKFNSTAVGAASTHKPPPSPDPVTETVETRPEVDVHHVKPQAKVEKVEMGLFDNLPRLVCEQPFQQQLIQMAQFLILASGKMDPVSYPALAPKPAPAPPVVETTAGSTAVECHSMCVGTTPVRQADRSANTSGQFERKREFSVSDACTSTETLLWNLAPGSLCGVPRQELEQRLTSTLIMVEALVQQLCTARGQGHSRGPGPSELRDKLVQTDHTELSQTVTYKDLYVTALERIKEIELDQTTLQNLLHSMQDTRSTMTALSRDTEAALSSMRQIRDLVKEDQHSLATQYGQMKSLYEKCKETQGRMVQKVRDTLQQREDLRRRMEEAFTAKDAAFSVTEQLRAHCAVRISELEESVGSHQELMAALNKTYPEQVALNKAYVESLDSASELLRGTMTDHDSLHQELKTARRLLQRATPILVKLNEKAANAIGERDQHLSERDQAVEEREQIQEELDQTNVSLQDARQEIGDLNLQATIINSELGVLRQKLSEGEEERVQLERKVTELSATVSSTLASYAFLEQALAAESTKLQQSWQEVQQATDRANQLEGALVQSEQRVCELSQALAHSEEQLSQLQSHSHSQSLQLQKLHEVRVQLNSMMEMNEFLQMENDMAREQVVESEGTLRANLQGLRERNIQCEDLKGALSHLHAEREALQAELEDSKTRAQSVQLDLVEQLAQAVTDITLLHHTLRQLTNDVHTALTTKKPEVCGKNEVSQPSLPVERHPSTSFVDSIMVAITTDLAQANDTQPPLDMTEEPQAEGLGSETSAFTRLAPITPKKCQVVPPEEEQSSVVELLADLANTVSELSSTITQLRQSKDTEQEALNNTICGLQGEQQAQAHRHRAEVSELRSQLSRLQTQLGRDQVTLQNKAQEVDTMKRICSEVNEAREFLYKHKSENKELRREVADLRRSLHQSQVESQALRDELRKTGNQSAHSMHSMDDKIRLLKEVERLKRTLLEAEEGRAKLLERAKRHQMIHDTNQKKVEKELRVLDDMIETVRKTLSSVPDVVKNCKELKTLVEYLG
- the LOC106610270 gene encoding uncharacterized protein isoform X1, with product MSTRRSHTFGETMPSTRSGERTPLRCVQNEMRHLSTPSSRLKSRSGLYSNILKTPKNDAVFIYTDPLTHCPPPAEVLCSPSVPKPSDKTTTSDTAPTTEDTAVDTSSGLGDITFKSFICAGGEVEVSEPSRVVDETIWLPKNQLNISSLPGYDDENTCLSDSMVTQCCDNHVDHVYCDLESDLATTEADLSFNGGSKASLSVPQFTDRAHNTETVTGGQGDVTFKSFICTGGEVEVSEASRVALETILLPKDQPANHHQPYNDSICQSVIVDDLDMQSIDDRTDHLYCNMASSAHLSFKEPTHCSLQSSTLKSIEMVHTNEESASVQNATGGQVEVSESTRASNDTILLPENQTVTSHLPYNDRVNPSIIEEQSSDHAKHPYSHVESEGAVLEADTAAISEPSMGNASLRSLKDLGDVACQLFPEGPKQGSSLHDGDSAVVPSIQLESDRSLCNEFGASARSSTPVDEDNPSIVSHSHSHGSMQESSGARDSALGSSSNAPLLSNTTDEASSENIADVLTELPKIPFVARWAGDGDALQFETFSPVLSTTPMTRRGGIQKSPFAQMEDSALENGRGCVLNSAEGSIVVPANPDSRLWAAVLESPMPLPKFNSTAVGAASTHKPPPSPDPVTETVETRPEVDVHHVKPQAKVEKVEMGLFDNLPRLVCEQPFQQQLIQMAQFLILASGKMDPVSYPALAPKPAPAPPVVETTAGSTAVECHSMCVGTTPVRQADRSANTSGQFERKREFSVSDACTSTETLLWNLAPGSLCGVPRQELEQRLTSTLIMVEALVQQLCTARGQGHSRGPGPSELRDKLVQTDHTELSQTVTYKDLYVTALERIKEIELDQTTLQNLLHSMQDTRSTMTALSRDTEAALSSMRQIRDLVKEDQHSLATQYGQMKSLYEKCKETQGRMVQKVRDTLQQREDLRRRMEEAFTAKDAAFSVTEQLRAHCAVRISELEESVGSHQELMAALNKTYPEQVALNKAYVESLDSASELLRGTMTDHDSLHQELKTARRLLQRATPILVKLNEKAANAIGERDQHLSERDQAVEEREQIQEELDQTNVSLQDARQEIGDLNLQATIINSELGVLRQKLSEGEEERVQLERKVTELSATVSSTLASYAFLEQALAAESTKLQQSWQEVQQATDRANQLEGALVQSEQRVCELSQALAHSEEQLSQLQSHSHSQSLQLQKLHEVRVQLNSMMEMNEFLQMENDMAREQVVESEGTLRANLQGLRERNIQCEDLKGALSHLHAEREALQAELEDSKTRAQSVQLDLVEQLAQAVTDITLLHHTLRQLTNDVHTALTTKKPEVCGKNEVSQPSLPVERHPSTSFVDSIMVAITTDLAQANDTQPPLDMTEEPQAEGLGSETSAFTRLAPITPKKCQVSVVPPEEEQSSVVELLADLANTVSELSSTITQLRQSKDTEQEALNNTICGLQGEQQAQAHRHRAEVSELRSQLSRLQTQLGRDQVTLQNKAQEVDTMKRICSEVNEAREFLYKHKSENKELRREVADLRRSLHQSQVESQALRDELRKTGNQSAHSMHSMDDKIRLLKEVERLKRTLLEAEEGRAKLLERAKRHQMIHDTNQKKVEKELRVLDDMIETVRKTLSSVPDVVKNCKELKTLVEYLG
- the LOC106610270 gene encoding uncharacterized protein isoform X2 translates to MSTRRSHTFGETMPSTRSGERTPLRCVQNEMRHLSTPSSRLKSRSGLYSNILKTPKNDAVFIYTDPLTHCPPPAEVLCSPSVPKPSDKTTTSDTAPTTEDTAVDTSSGLGDITFKSFICAGGEVEVSEPSRVVDETIWLPKNQLNISSLPGYDDENTCLSDSMVTQCCDNHVDHVYCDLESDLATTEADLSFNGGSKASLSVPQFTDRAHNTETVTGGQGDVTFKSFICTGGEVEVSEASRVALETILLPKDQPANHHQPYNDSICQSVIVDDLDMQSIDDRTDHLYCNMASSAHLSFKEPTHCSLQSSTLKSIEMVHTNEESASVQNATGGQVEVSESTRASNDTILLPENQTVTSHLPYNDRVNPSIIEEQSSDHAKHPYSHVESEGAVLEADTAAISEPSMGNASLRSLKDLGDVACQLFPEGPKQGSSLHDGDSAVVPSIQLESDRSLCNEFGASARSSTPVDEDNPSIVSHSHSHGSMQESSGARDSALGSSSNAPLLSNTTDEASSENIADVLTELPKIPFVARWAGDGDALQFETFSPVLSTTPMTRRGGIQKSPFAQMEDSALENGRGCVLNSAEGSIVVPANPDSRLWAAVLESPMPLPKFNSTAVGAASTHKPPPSPDPVTETVETRPEVDVHHVKPQAKVEKVEMGLFDNLPRLVCEQPFQQQLIQMAQFLILASGKMDPVSYPALAPKPAPAPPVVETTAGSTAVECHSMCVGTTPVRQADRSANTSGQFERKREFSVSDACTSTETLLWNLAPGSLCGVPRQELEQRLTSTLIMVEALVQQLCTARGQGHSRGPGPSELRDKLVQTDHTELSQTVTYKDLYVTALERIKEIELDQTTLQNLLHSMQDTRSTMTALSRDTEAALSSMRQIRDLVKEDQHSLATQYGQMKSLYEKCKETQGRMVQKVRDTLQQREDLRRRMEEAFTAKDAAFSVTEQLRAHCAVRISELEESVGSHQELMAALNKTYPEQVALNKAYVESLDSASELLRGTMTDHDSLHQELKTARRLLQRATPILVKLNEKAANAIGERDQHLSERDQAVEEREQIQEELDQTNVSLQDARQEIGDLNLQATIINSELGVLRQKLSEGEEERVQLERKVTELSATVSSTLASYAFLEQALAAESTKLQQSWQEVQQATDRANQLEGALVQSEQRVCELSQALAHSEEQLSQLQSHSHSQSLQLQKLHEVRVQLNSMMEMNEFLQMENDMAREQVVESEGTLRANLQGLRERNIQCEDLKGALSHLHAEREALQAELEDSKTRAQSVQLDLVEQLAQAVTDITLLHHTLRQLTNDVHTALTTKPEVCGKNEVSQPSLPVERHPSTSFVDSIMVAITTDLAQANDTQPPLDMTEEPQAEGLGSETSAFTRLAPITPKKCQVSVVPPEEEQSSVVELLADLANTVSELSSTITQLRQSKDTEQEALNNTICGLQGEQQAQAHRHRAEVSELRSQLSRLQTQLGRDQVTLQNKAQEVDTMKRICSEVNEAREFLYKHKSENKELRREVADLRRSLHQSQVESQALRDELRKTGNQSAHSMHSMDDKIRLLKEVERLKRTLLEAEEGRAKLLERAKRHQMIHDTNQKKVEKELRVLDDMIETVRKTLSSVPDVVKNCKELKTLVEYLG